Proteins found in one Methylobacterium sp. CB376 genomic segment:
- a CDS encoding OprO/OprP family phosphate-selective porin, with amino-acid sequence MARRAGRGREGAWGAIILLACAPALAQERAPRATLDETGLTVRGPDDAVRFELGGRLHADFGAGGSRALTNEFPVAADLRRLWIEPKLTFGRNLILNLQYDPASAATPINNLLLSYKGAPVAAGMPSWTLTVGNFKEPFSLEQLISNNDTTFMERSLADTFAPGRDTGLALGTHGRNWTLAAGVYGGNVNADVGRGGVAGTLRATAAPILAQDRVLHLGIAGSYRGLDRGGPALSFGTTPESVLFRESLVDTDVIAQARAVGRLGLEAAWAQGPLRVQAEVIATRVERTAGRDVAFRGGYVYAAWVVNGKAPRYVVEADTATEIGLFKRVAPEGGQRVSRGGPGVVELAVRVAAVDLTDRDIRGGRQRDVTVGVNWYPEPFLRVMANYVHAWADPAATGRPAEAEIGQVRLQIAF; translated from the coding sequence ATGGCGCGGCGGGCAGGCAGGGGGCGCGAAGGCGCCTGGGGCGCGATCATCCTCCTCGCCTGCGCGCCGGCGCTGGCGCAGGAGCGCGCGCCGCGGGCGACGCTCGACGAGACGGGCCTGACCGTCCGCGGCCCCGACGACGCGGTCCGGTTCGAACTCGGCGGGCGGCTGCACGCCGATTTCGGCGCGGGCGGCAGCCGGGCCCTGACCAACGAATTCCCGGTCGCGGCCGATCTCCGCCGCCTCTGGATCGAGCCGAAGCTCACCTTCGGCCGAAACCTGATCCTCAACCTGCAATACGATCCGGCCAGCGCCGCGACGCCGATCAACAACCTGCTGCTCAGCTACAAGGGCGCGCCCGTCGCCGCGGGCATGCCCTCGTGGACGCTGACGGTCGGCAACTTCAAGGAGCCGTTCAGCCTCGAGCAGCTGATCTCGAACAACGACACGACCTTCATGGAGCGCTCGCTCGCCGACACGTTCGCGCCCGGGCGGGACACGGGCCTGGCGCTCGGCACGCATGGCCGGAACTGGACGCTCGCCGCGGGCGTGTACGGCGGCAACGTCAACGCGGATGTCGGGCGCGGCGGAGTCGCCGGCACGCTGCGGGCGACCGCGGCGCCGATCCTGGCACAGGATCGCGTCCTGCATCTCGGGATCGCCGGCAGCTACCGCGGCCTGGACCGGGGCGGGCCGGCCCTGTCCTTCGGCACCACGCCCGAGAGCGTCCTGTTCCGCGAGAGCCTCGTCGACACGGACGTGATCGCGCAGGCGCGGGCGGTCGGGCGGCTCGGCCTCGAAGCGGCCTGGGCGCAGGGCCCGCTGCGGGTGCAGGCCGAGGTCATCGCCACGCGCGTCGAGCGGACGGCCGGGCGCGACGTCGCCTTCCGGGGCGGCTACGTCTACGCCGCCTGGGTCGTGAACGGGAAGGCGCCGCGCTACGTCGTGGAGGCCGACACGGCGACCGAGATCGGCCTGTTCAAGCGCGTCGCGCCGGAGGGCGGCCAGCGCGTGTCGCGGGGCGGCCCGGGCGTCGTCGAACTGGCGGTGCGCGTCGCGGCGGTCGACCTCACCGACCGCGACATCCGCGGAGGCCGCCAGCGGGACGTGACGGTCGGAGTCAACTGGTATCCCGAGCCCTTCCTGCGCGTGATGGCGAACTACGTCCACGCCTGGGCCGATCCGGCCGCGACCGGCCGCCCGGCCGAGGCCGAGATCGGGCAGGTGCGCCTGCAGATCGCCTTCTGA
- a CDS encoding GAF domain-containing protein, giving the protein MPDHQQMMGRQRVLAVFGEFAPRSEDLDQVLTEACRLVRDALESDFAKLLEIRREERPTMPGRHPMPALSSAGRVRIPLEGRLSEAYSIAAGEPVITPYLGLEERYDVPDCMTSHGIRALVNVPIRLPGGEAYGLLQVDARAPREFGPEDTAFLRSYATILGPVIDRLRRLHRFHASEERFRLTVESTRDCAIFTTDPGDRITAWYPGAEAVFG; this is encoded by the coding sequence ATGCCGGACCACCAGCAGATGATGGGGCGCCAGCGCGTTCTGGCCGTTTTCGGCGAGTTCGCCCCGAGGTCTGAGGATCTCGACCAAGTGCTCACCGAGGCCTGCCGGCTCGTCCGGGACGCGCTCGAATCCGACTTCGCCAAGCTCCTGGAAATTCGGCGGGAGGAGCGGCCCACGATGCCGGGCCGCCACCCGATGCCGGCCCTGAGCAGCGCGGGCCGGGTGCGCATCCCGCTGGAGGGGCGGTTGTCGGAAGCCTACTCGATCGCGGCGGGCGAGCCGGTCATCACGCCGTATCTCGGCCTGGAGGAGCGCTACGACGTCCCCGATTGCATGACGTCGCACGGCATCAGGGCCCTGGTGAACGTGCCGATCCGCCTGCCCGGCGGCGAAGCCTACGGCCTGTTGCAGGTGGACGCGCGGGCGCCGCGGGAATTCGGCCCGGAGGACACCGCGTTCCTGCGCAGCTACGCCACCATCCTCGGGCCGGTGATCGACCGCCTGCGCAGGCTGCACCGGTTCCACGCCAGCGAGGAGCGCTTCCGCCTCACCGTCGAGTCGACCCGCGACTGCGCCATCTTCACGACCGATCCGGGCGACCGCATCACCGCGTGGTACCCCGGCGCCGAGGCGGTGTTCGGCTGA